The following coding sequences are from one Sciurus carolinensis chromosome 11, mSciCar1.2, whole genome shotgun sequence window:
- the LOC124960035 gene encoding olfactory receptor 4C11 — protein MMHQNNNVTEFILLGLTQDPLRQKMVFLIFLIFYVGTVVGNMLIIVTIKCSRSLGSPMYFFLFYLSFADSCFSTSTAPRLIVDALSTKKVISYNECMTQVFALHLFGCMEIFVLILMAADRYVAICKPLHYPRIMRRQVCLILIILAWIGSFIHSTAQIILALRLPFCGPNLIDHYCCDLQPLLKLACMDTYKINLLLVTNSGAICSSSFMLLMISYIVILHSLRNHSAEGRKKALSTCTSHIIVVVLFFGPCIFIYTRPPTTFPMDKLVAVFYTIGTPFLNPLIYTLRNAEVKNAMRKLWHVKTVSESKR, from the coding sequence ATGATGCACCAAAACAACAATGTGACTGAGTTCATATTGCTAGGATTGACACAGGACCCTCTGAGGCAGAAAATGGTGTTTTTAATCTTCTTAATTTTCTATGTGGGGACCGTAGTGGGGAATATGCTCATTATTGTGACCATCAAGTGCAGCCGGTCGCTTGGGagccccatgtacttcttcctgttTTATCTGTCCTTTGCTGATTCCTGCTTTTCCACATCCACAGCCCCTAGATTGATTGTAGATGCTCTCTCTACAAAAAAAGTCATATCCTACAATGAGTGCATGACACAGGTCTTTGCTCTTCACTTATTTGGCTGCATGGAGATCTTTGTCCTCATCCTCATGGCTGctgatcgctatgtggccatttgtaaGCCTTTGCATTACCCAAGGATCATGAGGAGGCAGGTCTGTCTCATCTTGATTATTCTTGCCTGGATAGGGTCTTTTATACATTCCACTGCTCAGATTATCCTGGCCTTGAGATTGCCCTTCTGTGGACCCAATTTGATTGACCATTACTGCTGTGATCTGCAGCCCTTGTTGAAACTCGCCTGCATGGACACTTACAAGATTAATCTACTATTGGTGACTAACAGTGGGGCTATTTGCTCAAGCAGCTTCATGCTTTTGATGATATCATACATTGTCATCCTACATTCTCTGAGAAACCATAGTGCAGAGGGGAGGAAAAAGGCCCTATCCACTTGCACGTCTCACATCATTGTAGTGGTCTTGTTCTTTGGTCcctgtatattcatatatacacgtCCCCCAACCACCTTCCCCATGGACAAGTTGGTGGCAGTATTTTATACCATTGGAACACCCTTCCTCAACCCACTCATCTACACACTGAGGAACGCAGAGGTGAAAAATGCCATGAGAAAGCTGTGGCATGTTAAAACTGTATCAGAAAGCAAGCGATGA
- the LOC124960491 gene encoding DNA-directed RNA polymerases I, II, and III subunit RPABC3-like isoform X2: MAGILFEDIFDVKDIEPEGKKFDLVSLLHCESESFKKDLILDVNIQIYPVDLGDKFQLVIASTLYEVGTLDDGEYNPTDVKPSSSAYMSYGGLLMKLQGDTNNLHGFEVDSRVYLLMKKLAF; this comes from the exons ATGGCGGGCATCCTGTTTGAGGATATTTTTGATGTGAAAGACATTGAACCAGAGGGTAAAAAGTTTGACCTAGTATCTCTACTGCATTGTGAGAGTGAATCTTTCAAGAAGGACCTCATTTTAGATGTAAACATTCAGATTTACCCTGTGGACTTGGGTGACAAGTTCCAATTGGTCATAGCAAGTACCTTGTATGAAGTTGGTACCCTGGATGATGGGGAATACAATCCCACAGATGTCAAACCTTCCAG CTCTGCCTACATGTCCTATGGTGGCCTGCTCATGAAACTGCAGGGTGACACCAACAACCTGCATGGATTTGAGGTGGATTCCAGAGTTTATCTGCTGATGAAGAAACTGGCCTTCTGA
- the LOC124960491 gene encoding DNA-directed RNA polymerases I, II, and III subunit RPABC3-like isoform X1 → MAGILFEDIFDVKDIEPEGKKFDLVSLLHCESESFKKDLILDVNIQIYPVDLGDKFQLVIASTLYEVGTLDDGEYNPTDVKPSRADQFEYVMYRKVYKIEGDEMSTEAATHLSAYMSYGGLLMKLQGDTNNLHGFEVDSRVYLLMKKLAF, encoded by the coding sequence ATGGCGGGCATCCTGTTTGAGGATATTTTTGATGTGAAAGACATTGAACCAGAGGGTAAAAAGTTTGACCTAGTATCTCTACTGCATTGTGAGAGTGAATCTTTCAAGAAGGACCTCATTTTAGATGTAAACATTCAGATTTACCCTGTGGACTTGGGTGACAAGTTCCAATTGGTCATAGCAAGTACCTTGTATGAAGTTGGTACCCTGGATGATGGGGAATACAATCCCACAGATGTCAAACCTTCCAGGGCTGACCAGTTTGAGTATGTAATGTACAGGAAGGTGTACAAGATTGAGGGGGATGAAATGTCTACTGAAGCAGCAACACACCTCTCTGCCTACATGTCCTATGGTGGCCTGCTCATGAAACTGCAGGGTGACACCAACAACCTGCATGGATTTGAGGTGGATTCCAGAGTTTATCTGCTGATGAAGAAACTGGCCTTCTGA